TTcgtagaagaaaaaaaaaaaaatcttttttttgacactATAATAACGGTTAAAGATGTATAAATGTTAAATTGTGAAAGTGTGCAAacctgcatttttttgtttggtGTGTTTtactaataaaatatttaacttATACACTTTTGCGTTATTATCACTTGAAAAAAGTATATTgcttatacatataattaaggtaataataaaattaaaaacgtggcaattttattataataattaagaataaccaatttaataaatgaagGAGGAAATTACTGACGCTACTACAAGGACAGACATGTTGAAACAGATAAAGCTATTTcgattttattatgtatttttttatataaaaaataaatatagttAACCcctaataaataatttattatcatttaagacatttttataattcaggaatatttaatatatttgttgtATTATTCGAAGAAAAACCAAAATTTGTGAGGGGATAACTGACTCTATATTCTAAGTATTTATTAATTGCACATTTAATTCGAGAATTATGTTCatagaatatattattaaaaagtgtttaacatttttaaaattatatatattttttactacttAGGAAttgactttttttatgtttaaattttaatggTTTAATTATTGCCATTTGaggttaaaaatgttaactttaaaaatatgttaaaaaaaagcatataaaGAGTGTGGGAGAAGATCTAATGCATATTGAAAAGTATGAAATGTAAAGCGGTATATAGAATGTTACATTATGCATATGATAAGCATTTTTTATGagaatattaatataaaaaataaaataaatgataatattatttttgcatcCAAAAGGATAAACTAGTGATGATAAGAtggttattatttattttgggATTTATCCATGGAACGCTTTTTAAATGTGTTCGGGGGATAAATTCaatgttataaaataataatttttttcatttcagaataattataacaattTGGCATGAAAGTTTACATATTTGTGACCTTTATATGCATGGTATGTTAGGCCATATAATTCTAAACATATTGGTTTTGCCTTAAAATAGATGTATATATCTCTAAAGGTAAATATCTCTTTATCAGTAAaataacttaaaaataagtttaaaATCTACATATGTAAATAGTGGATAATTTATGTTTTGTGTGCATTTGGCATATCTCTCCAATATACCTCCGGGGgaacacacatatatatatacccatTGATAACAGTTGTAATATAATTAGgaatatattctttataaataaatacataaaatttagGAGAagataaaacaataaaatagtTAATATACCTTAATATTCTGAGTGTTGATGAAGTTAACCATTTTAAATGGTGTAAAGAGGGGTAACTATCATGTTATTAACTTTgcgtcataaaaaaaaatatttttgtgtaaaaaaagttatacgagcatattacatattttttgaaaataattatgtgcACTTTAGAAAAATATCACTTTATAGTATAACAAATAgacgataaaaaaatatagcattGTTCTATTTTGTACATATCATTGAcatgttatttatttcttatataCTGTTAGGTAGCCTTACGCAATGATATTACctcattataaatttttatgatcaTACTAATAATCAAGAAATTGCAACCTTTTTCTACAATTTAAACTTgatttgaattatttaaattattatacatcGTATGAAAACATCATTATTGTATTccatatttgaaaaatagcGCTTGCTTAGAATTTAAGCTAAATACATTTCAGAAATgttcttaaaaattaaatgaaaaggcgGCACATAGTAATTGATATATGCATGCAATATAGAATTTTCCTGGAatcttaaaaatttatttcacaATTGTCCTATTAAATGAATTACGATTCCATTctgaataaattatattacgCTTGCTATGATAACCAATTATAGCTGTTACTTATACTGtgcattatttaattattttaaaaaaaaaaacaaaaatttatttatatattaattagcGATACATATTAGTGGGTTATGTGTTATTATTCGATTACAAAGAATAGCATAATAAGGgagaaaattacaatttatGCTTGAGATGACGCATTATCCAATCGTATTTAGTGAATGTTTATGAAATgtcacatatatgtattgcAGATCCAGCAAATATTTCAAGttaaccaaaaaaattattttcacaaaaatgcttttattacattttaaatagaatgctcaattttttacaataatcaCTAttcagttttattttacttcgACGTTAAAAAGGGTAGTGGTAAATAATTTAGAAGAATTAACTAcataatgatataaaaaagaaaagaaattataactGCGTTTTTATCGCCAACAGTGTATTAATCTATGTTATAATTATGTGCTTGGTCTAAGTTTCTAAGTTTTGCATGCAAAAgatatttacaattatttttaacattttaaaagttcGAAAGCAATAAAAATTAGTAATAGAACATagcaaaaaggtaaaattaataaatgttgCTATTATGAATATGgattaaaagaattaatatataaaatatatgttacggaaaaaatatatgatttatcataatttatatttaagtGCAAAGAGGTTAATTTATTGaaattatatgcataaatgagaacattttctatttttttttactatatatatatgttaaaatatgtttagatgaaaaacattttaagaaAGGGTACAGTactattattaattatattatttaccCTTAGTAATAATATGACTTTTTACACTCATGCGGAAAGGTatctgtaatttttattttttgcaatttattGGTTAGCGAATGTACACTATCCCTTAGCTacagtatattttattatttcattttttacagaaTCGGAAATAAAACTTTATTTGTATTcgtattatataaattattattgtgCCCTTTAATGTATAATCCGAATATTACAGTTGGATACAtcttcaatatatttttgtgtaattattTCAATCATTTAAACTTTAGAGGTTGATAAATATAGGATTTATAGAATATCTAAGTATAGCTAAATTTATCGACATTATCTTACCAtttaatttaacatttttaatacgattttattataaaagtgtttgatttcttttaataaagatgaaaaatgcacataatttttgtaaaacatCATAAATGCTgcattattatttaacatttattaattcCTTTTGACATACTTTGTCTGTTAATTTAGTTTTAAGCTTGAAAGATGGGGTGAACATCATACTTATCGATTATCTATAActctatttattattaaccatgtatattttattgtatatgATTCTATTTTCAACATGATATATCATCATTAGTATCTTTAATGGAAGTGCAATTCACGTTTTAATCGTATGTATTTGTTTCAAAgtgttaacatttttgtagCATATCCTACATCATTCATTGTGATATGTTTTGGTTAGTAAATAATACGAGTAATATgcagtttatttttctataaagtttaataattttattaccaTTTAATCGGCATTTCAATAATATGATTACGCTTTGGAAAGCAGATATCTATTTTGAGGTAAGCAAAAATTACTGATTTGTTAAAGAATTATATCTTATGTGATACATCGGATCGTTTAAACTTGTCTTATCATTTCCAACATCGTTTAGTAGTAATtcgtaattatttttgttcatattttccattAATTTATCTTTCTTTAGTACTCTTGTATTTATCCATGATCCAAAAGGAGTATACTAATGTTAGAAAGAGTAGGCATatttgaaaatgtaattatttcgTTTTAATAACTTATCATCACAAGCTAATATGAATATTCATACATAATGatgatgttttttaaatatgttttttcaCCTTATACATCATTACTAGAAATAATGAAGATCCTGCAAGTGTAGTGCCAATTGTACCTACTTTTCCTGTTATAGATGGTTTAAGAAGATCTCCACTAACAGCCGTATCTGTAGTAACTTGGTCAGTTGGATTGTTTCCTACTACGGGTAGTGGCATTTCTGGTCCTGGTGGTCCACGTAGTTCTTCTACTCGTTCACTAGGTCCTGCTGCTCCTCGTTGTCCATCTTCTGCTAGTTCTTCTGGTCCTCCTTCTTGttgttttccctcttttgcaCTTCTTTCTCTAGCTTGCTGATTTTGCAAAACCGTTTGGCACTCTAATTTGCCTTGATTTATGCTTACTCCCTTTTCCCCTAAAAATGATACTGCGCTTTCAAaattacttttaaaaatcgCCAACTCTTTAGTATGCTCTTCCTGTATTGTGCTAATATTCTTGCATATATGAgccttataaaaattaacacattCATCAATGTATTCATTGTACAAATTGTGTTCGTTAGGATAAATAAACTTTGTTTCCTCTTTAATCCAGTGTAAAATTTCAGCATGtaggaataatttttcctttataatGAATTGGTCTTTACtaattgcaaaattttttatttcacagTTATGAATATCTGTTAGAAAAGATGACTTCATtgtgtttaatttattataaaaattttcaacttCTTTGCAGTcggcaatattttttatattatcatatatcCAGTAGTTTAAATGTTCACATaccttaattttattatctaTTTGTTTATCTGGAAACATACGGTTTAATTTTGGAAGAACATTTTGAACACTTATACAGGGAGAAAGAACATTACAGGTATTAGGAGCATTTATATTTGGAAGACCCTTACACAAAAAATCTCCATTAGATGGAAAACTACCGTATGTAGAAAATAACTCATACAATTCTTTTAATGGTAAATTCATCAAGAAATGGAACTaaagaataagaaaaaattaaataattcataGATGATTATAGTATCTTTCTGAGGTTAGTTTTGTCATTTAGTTTCAggaataatgaaatatttaatagaagttatacatatacatattctCATAAATTGTCGaattgtacctttttttttaacttgtcAAAATCTATATCTTCTAAACTTGTTGACATGTTTATTAAGTGTAATTGTAAGTATAGTAAAGGTATttgcgcatatatattttataaaaggtACAAAGtgttacatatatgttaAGGTAGGTAATTATGCTAAGATATAATAAGTAGAACTTagtaaaaaaagataacttatttttagtttataattaatttttttttatgcacattatataagtataattaaatatgcgaaaaataaagtgaaagTATGTGTTATAACCCACAAATTGTCATATTAcatgataaattatttttttttatttttcattaaaataaacataatataGATTTTTTAATACAGTACAAAGTAGAAACAATTATAGTTAATATAGGTACACATAATAGTAAATTTTaagtgaaaattttatttatgcagTCCTGATTCGCGTTAGTACTACTCTCAAATTGTGAATAAGTTttctcataaaaataataattcatattttggTTAGTCATAAATATTCATTGAAGAGTTAATAATATAGGTTtttcttacattttttacgacACTGAATGGTTATAATAACACACAATATGTCATGTTAGAATGGGGaagtataaatataaatatagatataaatataaatgctCTTTAAACGTACATAAAcgaaatatgaaaattattgaATTGTTCAGAAAAAGTTTTATTGAAGTAGTCGcttttattacattatacATGTGTATTATCACATTATTGTtaaaactcttttttttctataatttgttatataGCGTAACACATAAAACAATACATACATTTTGGTATATGTTTAAATACCTGAAAATTATGGCATTGTTGCGTCATACATTATACTTATTTCTATATGGTAAGAATGCTaatttttcaacttttttaaaatgcgtaAATGAAAGTATTTAATTacttaaataataaaatattttgtatatgtCAACCTAAATGATCATAATATAAACGTAAATAAGATAGAATGGATATATTTTCACACTTTAAATAATTGAACCCCCTTCTAGAATTgacttaaaaataacaatattaattaaacaaaaattttcaaatttagtAAACAAATgtatatctttatttttattttgttatttaaatttttacagaaaattaaaaaatcgtcataaaaattaatgtcgCTATAACATCGAATTAggttatccttttttataatttatttatccaTCCCATGTTTAGAATcgtaatattataatacatatttcaCAGAGGGATTAtcaaaaatggaattatCAAATATTTCACATATTGCACAAAAATATCTGAagtaaatcatttttaacaacttAACggaattatttatgtatacatattttaataatatagcCATAAGTTAATTATTTCAATGTCGTAAACGggaatagaaatatataaaaaaaaactctaatgctttattattattcaGATGTCTATATGGAATAAACGCTACATTGTACATCATATAAATGATCGAAcatgttttataaatttttattcataaaaataatgcataGAATTACATTAGTTGTATGTGAAAAATGTTCCTAAATAGCAGTTACATTAATagatgaataaaatttttgataaataaaattatagtttgatgaaaaaatttcccttAGAAATTAATcatagaaaatttttatataattgtagtattgtaaatatatttgatgttaaaaagtatatatttattatggaatttaacttttttgtcctttatttttttcctgtaaaaatattagcTTTTGTTCCATAGCAAATTTGGGGTTTATAATACTGtatgttaattttatgtttctaATATTGAATGCGTAATTAATAAttgtcatatatattttaattagtAACActtaataacatatttttttgataatagAATTTGAGAAAGAACtataataaattacattttacatCATTTCTGATAATATGCACGAAAAGatggcattttatttttaatcagTGACGTTTACAGAATATGAAACAAAAGTAGAATTGTCATACAAATATGTGCGAATTAATAAAGTAATAATACTAATttgataattattatttgtgAGAAATTGctaaaagaatattttgcGTTATCCCTTATTTCACgctttatataaatgttgtAGATTAATGTTTGCACTAGTATACCTAATAGGTGAAGATTTACCTTGCTAGCtattattatgaatttaaattttttaattgacaaatatgctaaatttaattattataagtGCCTTAAAATGAGTCATTACTAATaggtaaaacaaaatgattgTGTTTTACAAATGATATATGGCagtaatgaaaaatatgcggataatcatttttcatttttttaaaagacatcatataattcataaatacAGCATTACTGCACTATATTGTATAAGTTGCATGTAAAATTagtaacatatttttacatgtcaTGTAATACTTTAATGTTAATAggttatacaaaaaaaaaatgataaaacaatgtaaaatgtattaattGCGAATTTAAATCATagcaaaacaaataatatagcATATGTAAGCGGGATGATGTATCAATTTTTCTTGTGATTTCATTTATATGGCTAATATACGTATTGTAATatgaaacaaataaaattttgcagTAACATTTTACCCCTTTAATGAAACgattgcacaaaaaaaaagatatgtagaactaataacaaaaaaaaaaagaaaaaatagtaattacaatctttataatttttcatagctgcttaattagaaaaaatataacacatCATGCTTTGTAAGCGAATACTTCttgataattaaaaataaaccattccatatgtaaataattgGCCACATATAACTTAAAATATCATGTCAAAAAATGTCGACTTATATGTACTTGTCCATATTAATACGTGTTTTACAACAACTATAATGCACGTATAACTTATACAAGTTTTTCCTTATAAAAGAACAGAATATGCCTACGGAAGCACAATTTCCTTGAggaaatgttataaaatggTTACCAGATACTATGATTAATAAGATATATAGGCTTGGGTGCACTAGAATCACTCATTTAAATGATTCAACTTTTaaaatcaaaaattttaatccaTTAATACAGCAAGTAGTTCTTTTTTTGAGCTATGATATGAGctgattttttataaaatcctgattaaaataaaaggaatacAACGCGTACCATGTTATATTatagtatatttattatttagaTAGTTATTTAATTTCGTATCGCATTTACTCATTATTTGCAtaattgctcattttttctatgttTTACGTTTACGATAAttccattttatatatatttatagcgtttattaattttataaatatgccatttttatttagctTCTGTGACACAAATTTCCGTAAATCTATTTATCaagaagaatatttttaatttaaatatgttgTAATAACTTTAGGATATATTATGAAATGCCCTTTACGATACTGTATtagctatttttaatataggTTCTactatttttcataatatatgacaataaagaattaaaatCATTGCTTTAAATTAGGATATCCATTACGCATTATTATCATAGTATTGTGActtacattttatattttcttgtaTTATTTTTCGTTTGACTCTCTGATAatagtttttcattttttagcaaaattaACCCTTTTAATGATTGccattaaaacattttttttatagaaaaatacaCTTTAATTGCTAATTTCATGCTGACTGGTATTCTATATGATAAGGAGTCTTATGTGATCGTAGGTCTTCTGTATTGGGAGAGTGTGATAAAGATTTGTAGTTCGTATTATGCTCGTATTTATacacctttttctttttttttcttcgacAACCTAATGTAAATCCAAGTGGGGTACACTAAtgtgaagtaaaaataaaaatatattatgaatttaaaatgatGCATTTAttgcatttaattttatgataattataggggaaatgttttatatattatacatatatataaaaaaaatatatttttattaaccccaaatataaaaattaaaaataaaaaaaaagctattaTAGAAATTGTATATAGTGTTGATGGCTTCAATTTCAAATGGtctaataatttttgtgGTTTCTgttcttccaattttttttctttagctTCACTTTTGCCTAATAAAGAATGTACTAAGATACCTTCTAgtgaataatttaaaagtgCTGGCATACGAGATAATGCcatcataaaattttctaattttgttaaataatCTCTATTTTGTTTGTAAATACCTGTACTTAAAATGGAAACATGGTAATCAGAATAGCTCTTAATTAACTCAATGAATGGtgcttttccaaaattttttatatcgcTGAATTTGATTTTaactaaaaatattttttcagcataataataaaacaatttttattagtaGCAGTGTCATCAGTAGAATATTTTATAGATTCGCATGTTTGctctatatttttgaaagcatttaattatttattaatgtgTACAACGAATCCAAAATATGGCTACTATACGATTGTCTTGCTACGTTTTCTTGCAtccaataatttaaataagtgGAAAgcttattattttcataattattttcatctGCTACGGTTGCACTAGCGTTTAATGTATCTACTGCCGTCTCAACATTTCTACAAAGAGCATATAAACGACAGTCTGAATTAAACTGTTCACATTTACAGGTATTTTTAGGTTCTTAaggtttaatttttaattcatgaTAAAATTTGCATAAGGGCGAAGTGTGCAATAAAGGGAACTACAAAAAGGTGatagaataattaaaacatatgTTATGTGCCAAATTCTGGAACAACATAGTTTCTACATGCGATTACGATTATAACGTgttatgtaatttatatttaatagatttttatataataaaatgtgcatacattTCCCCAGGTGCATTGGAGTTACGAGAGTGATATTTGTAAAAGTTTGCATCACGTGGGGTAACAGAATTTGTGTGGTTCTtaatatacacacatgttAGTTTGAATGATGTAATAGGCTAATGTGTTATATATAGCTActgattatttttaaaacttttagTGGATCCTTTTTGcaataaatttattgaaaATGTAGCTAACTATTAAGGCATCACAATTAGCATAAGgccatcatttttatttagaaaaaaattacacagaAAAACGTATTActatgttttaaataaaacatggCAAAACGTTATATAGTTGTATCACCATTTTTATGACGCATGTACAACGATTTAACATTTAcactaataaaataaactaGGGATAACTGATATATGTGCAATTATTATTAACATagttgtatatatacatttatcactttataaatatttttcaaaagcaAGTTTACAA
This genomic window from Plasmodium vivax chromosome 1, whole genome shotgun sequence contains:
- a CDS encoding variable surface protein Vir24-related (encoded by transcript PVX_093725A), with protein sequence MSTSLEDIDFDKLKKKFHFLMNLPLKELYELFSTYGSFPSNGDFLCKGLPNINAPNTCNVLSPCISVQNVLPKLNRMFPDKQIDNKIKVCEHLNYWIYDNIKNIADCKEVENFYNKLNTMKSSFLTDIHNCEIKNFAISKDQFIIKEKLFLHAEILHWIKEETKFIYPNEHNLYNEYIDECVNFYKAHICKNISTIQEEHTKELAIFKSNFESAVSFLGEKGVSINQGKLECQTVLQNQQARERSAKEGKQQEGGPEELAEDGQRGAAGPSERVEELRGPPGPEMPLPVVGNNPTDQVTTDTAVSGDLLKPSITGKVGTIGTTLAGSSLFLVMMYKYTPFGSWINTRVLKKDKLMENMNKNNYELLLNDVGNDKTSLNDPMYHIRYNSLTNQ